From the genome of Glycine soja cultivar W05 chromosome 14, ASM419377v2, whole genome shotgun sequence:
AGGGTAGATGTAGAGATCCATGTCATGAGGAGTGCAAAGATGGGGATGGGCAGTCACAAACAGCATTGGGCAAGGAAGGAAAAAATACCAGTGTGAACAATCTTAGCGGCGGAAACAGTATGATGGACCCAAATGTTTTCGAGACACAACCCCAAGATGGGGGAGCATTGCAAATTGGGGATGAAGATATAGCAAGCCTGCATGCAGAAGCAAAAGCTCAATGGGACATGGCGAATCAATTGGGGATGTCTTGCGGGACTGACCCAACAAAAATCATTGATAAAATTGCAGAAATGGAGGTTAGAGATAGGAAGGAAGCTGAAACGTTGGGAAAGAGGAACAATTCATCATGAATATTCTGTCCTATAATATCCGTGGCCTAGGAAGGGGGGTTAAATGGTCTGCAGTCAGAAAGCTAGTCAAATATCACCATGTGGATATGCTGTGTTTACAGGAGACCAAGAAGGAAGCGGTTGACAGAACCACGTGTCAGGCACTGTGGGGGGAATCTGATTTATGTTGGGAATCACAGCCCGCATCAAATTCAGCAGGTGGGTTGTTATGTATTTGGAATGATCAGACCTTTCgggtaaaaaggaaaataactgGCAGGGGCTTTATTTTCATGGAGGGCATTTGGATCCAAGACATGCAGAGAATATTCTTAGTGAATGTATACTCCCCCTGTGATGCTCCTAGTAGGCGCATCCTGTGGGAAGACATTAAACAACTTAAAAGTCAGAACTCAGATGGAAACTGGTGCATAATGGGCGATTTTAACAGCATTAGAGATCCTGCGGAGAGAGTAAGTGTCACTCAAAGGGAGGCAGATAACAATTCCATTTCAGAGTTTAACTCTTGGTTAGAGGAGCTAGAAGTGGAAGAAGCGCAATGTGTGGGGAGAAGATTCACTTGGTATCGATCAAATGGAACTGTAAAGAGTAAGCCGGACAGATTTTTTATTTCAGATGCTTGGATGTCCTTATGGCCTGGTAGCACCTATTTTATCTTGGACAGAAATTTTTCGGACCACTGCCCTATTTTGCTTAAATCTACAAACGTAGACTGGGGACCCAAACCATTCAGGGTCTTCGACTGTTGGCTGAAAGAGAAGGCTTTTACAGACCTAGTTCAAGGGACTTGGAAGAATATAGTGGTAAGGGGGTGGGGGTGATACTCTCTGAAAGAAAAGATTAAGAGTCTTAAGGTGAGAATGAAGCAATGGAATAAACAACAATTTGGTGATACTGCCAAGAAGGTTCAGCAGCTGGAGTCTGCACTTAACAAGATAGAGATCAGCAGCAATGACAGGCAGTTAACCCCATCTGAACTGGCAGCTCGGAAAAAGATGCAGGAGGATTTGTGGTCAGCGGCACAAGCTCATGAGTCTCTACTGCGTCAAAAGGCAAGGTCCAAATGGCTGAGAGAAGGGGATTGCAACTCCCGATATTTCCATTTGATCATGAACTCAAAACGCAGAAGCAATACGGTAAAAGGTGTGTTTATTGATGGTGTATGGGTGGATGATCCAATTAGAGTCAAAGAAGAAGTCAGGAGATTTTTCTTGGCCAGATTCTGTGAACCTGATCCCTCCAGGCCTGAGCTGACAGGAATCAGACTAAAGGGTATCAGCACACAGCAGAATGATCTGTTGGTGAGAGCATTTCAAGAGGAAGAAGTAAAGGAAGCTGTTTGGGAATGCGGTAATGATAAAAGCCCGGGACCGGACGGCTTAAACTTTAACTTCATCAAGCATTTTTGGGAGCTAGTAAAACCTGACTTCCTAAGGTTTTTTGACGAGTTCCACACCAACGGCATCTTCCCAAAGGGTGGTAATGCATCGTTCATTGCTCTAATACCCAAAGTGAGAGATCCACAATCTCTTAACAAGTTCAGACCTATCTCGTTAATTGGTTGTGTATACAAGATCTTGGCCAAGATACTTGCCAATAGATTGAAGTTAGTAATGCAGGATATCATAGATGAGAGGCAATCCGCATTCTTACCGGGTAGACACTTGCTGCACAGTGTCTTGATAGCAAATGAAGTTGTGGAGGAGGCAAAAAGGAGCCAAAAACCATGCTTAGTCTTTAAGGTTGATTATGAAAAAGCATACGATTCTGTTTCCTGGTCGTTCCTATCACACATGATGAGGCAGCTGGGATTCTGTCCTAAATGGATAGAGTGGGTAATGGGATGTCTCACCTCAGCTTCGGTTTCAGTCCTGGTCAACGGCAGTCCTACCAATGAATTTACTCCACAAAGAGGCTTGCGGCAAGGGGATCCACTAGCTCCTTTGTTGTTTAATATAGCTGCAGAAGGATTAACAGCTTTGATGCGGGAAGCAGTGGACAAAAAGCTGTATAACAACTTCCTAGTGGGAAAGAACAAGGAACCAGTAAGCATATTGCAGTACGCTGATGATACTATCTTCTTTGGGGAGGCTTCCATGCAGAATGTGAAGGTCCTTAAAACCATCCTTAGGTGCTTTGAGCTGTCATCAGggcttaaaatcaattttgcgaAGAGTCAATTTGGGACAATTTGCAAATCTGATATTTGGAGGAAAGAAGCTGCAGATTATTTAAATAGTAGTGTGCTGTCCATGCCTTTTGTATATCTTGGTATCCCAATTGGGGCAAACTCAAGACATAGTGACGTTTGGGAGCCTGTCGTTAGGAAGTGTGAAAGAAAATTAGCTAGCTggaaacaaaaatatgtttcctTTGGAGGGAGAGTCACCTTGATAAATTCAGTATTAACAGCGCTTCCTATATACTTGTTATCTTTTTTCAGGATTCCGGACAAAGTTGTAGACAAAGCTGACTATAATTCAGCGTAGATTTTTATGGGGTGGAGATTTGGAATAGCGTAAGATTGCCTGGGTCAATTTGAAGACCGTGTGTCTTCCAAAAGACAAAGGTGGTCTTGGCATCAAAGATCTACGGGCTTTTAACACAGCGCTGCTAGGAAAGTGGAGCTGGGAGCTATTTCAGAATCAGGGAGACATGTGGGCCAGAGTTCTAATTTCGAAATATGAAGGGTGGAGATCCATTGCTGAAGAAAGAATGAGTAGTCATTTTCCCTCTTGGTGGAAGGACTTGCTGCAGATTAATCAGCAGCAGAAtgcaattttaattagaaaccaGACAGAATGGAGAGTGGGGCGCGGAGATTTATTCAGATTCTGGGAGGATCCTTGGGTAGGTGCTGGCGGTTCATTAATGACAAAGTATCCCAGATTATACCACATATCCAATCAGCAACACCAAAGTATCAGCAGTATGGGGAGCCAAGAAGATACAGGGTGGGAATGAAACTTTAGTTGGAGGAGACCTCTATTTGATAATGAAATTGGGATGGCAGCTGAATTTCTAGAGGAGTTAGCTCAAGTTACAATTCATCAAGATAGACCAGATGTATGGGTTTGGAAGGCCGACTCGAGTGGAAATTACTCCACAAAATCTGCATACAGGTTATTGATGGAAGCAACAGGGGAGTTTCCTGTAGATAGGACCTATGTGGACTTATGGAATCTCAAGATCCCAAGCAAAGCAATAGTGTTCGCATGGAGGCTTATTAAAGATCGTTTGCCAACCTGGACAAACCTAAGGGTCAGACAAGTGGAGCTAAACGACTCAAGATGCCCTTTATGTAATAGCTCGGAGGAAGATGCAGCACATCTATTTTTCCACTGCACAAAAACAGAACCTCTATGGTGGGAAACTCAGTCATGGGTAAACTCTTTGGGTGCATTCCCACATAATCCCAAAGATCACTTTCTGCAACATGACAACAGGTCTGCTGGTGGAGTAAAAGCTAGAAGATGGAAGTGCTTGTGGGTAGCACTCACATGGGTCATCTGGAAGCATCGAAATGGGGTAGTATTTCATAACCACTCTTTTGATGGAAGCAAGGTCATGGAGGACGCCATATTGCTAACTTGGTCATGGCTTAAGGTTATGGAGAAGGGATTCACAGGGCCATTTAGTTTCTGGTCCTCACACCTCAAAGCAGCTTTCTAATTCTAGGGAGTGATAATATGTGTAATAGGTTCAAATAGCTGTGCAGGGCATGTATTTTTTCTTACGTTTTCATTCAGATGCTTAATGCTCTGAATCTGTTATTTTCATACTACCTACATGTActatagtacctctggtactcattttcatttatatataattatttttgctgagcaaaaaaaaaaaaacatcaacaagTTCAATCAGCTAGTAAGCTAATTGTTGAATGCAGATGATAAATTCTCTGATGAGGAGCAGGTGCTATTGTTGTTGGCCTCACTACCAAGGTCCTTCAAAGCTTTGGTTCAAACGTTGCTTGTGCGAAGATCAACTTTGAAGTTGGATGAGGTAACCGCCGCTCttagagaaaatgagagaatcATGAGAACtgaaaatgttgatgatgaaCACCATGCACTAGCTGTGGTGGAGTTTGAGTGAGGGAAGAATCATTCAAGGAGACATGATGGGCCAAGAGGAAGATCAAAATCATAATTGTGTCCGCAACGAGATATGAGTAATGTTTGATGTTACTACTGAGGTGAAAATGATCATGTGCAAGCGAGGTGCAAACAAATGAAGGAGGACTTGAATAAATTAAGAGATATGAATAAAGATGACGTCAACTCTCAAGTTAATGTAGTAAAAAgtgttgaagatgaagatgacttGTTTTTGGCAACAAATGATAAGGTTGATAAAACAAAATGGGTGATGGATTCTATTGTCTCAAAGCACATTTGTAGAGATCGAGAAATGTTTGACACTTTAAAAACCGATGGAAAATTCGGTCATTTCatgttagaaaatgatgaaaaaatgaaggttgaagGCATAGGGAGCGTGAGGATGAAGTTACATAATTGTGCTATTCAAACTTTCTCAAATGTGAGATTTGTACCTTTTGTTGTTGTCAATATCAGTTCTATGGGGGAGATGACATCATAAAGGTACAAGTATGTTGGTTCAAAGTGGAGATACAAAGTGTACAAGGGGAGACATTTGGTGTTGCgagaacagaaaaataaaaataaccttTGCTATTTGGATGGACAAGCTTTGAAGAGAAACCATGATAGCAAAGTGAAGAAAAAAGTAAAGTTTTCTAATGTTGTATAAGTGTTGAGAGATACTTCTATTGAAGGGGGAATttgttcactttcaaattgatcgAATGATATTTCTCTTTTGGGTTGAGGGGGAGAATTGTAGAATTCCAAGccaaaagataaggtgcatTTAATGCACAGtaggaattgaatttttatcactaaggtttAGGTGGTTTAAATGCAAAGTGAATGATTGTATTTTACTAGATGAAACCtatttgaatagatgcattgaaagttgttttgtttcaacttccaagaaaagttatttattataattgttggcaatttttactataaatagagaagagaattaGTGAAGATACACATGGAGAGAGAGTGTGCGAGAAAAGAGATTGTGaaataaagttattttgttgagagaaaagtgtctttgtgtgagagtgctataattttttgtaactaTTGAGTGGGGTATTCgggtttgtagagtgatacacAATTTAGGGTaacaaaataactttattttgaaAGTTATTCGGGTTTGTAGAGTGAAGATACACAAATGTCAATGTATAAAATGCTCCTTACAATTTCTCAATCCTCTTCAATCCAGTACTCCAAACACATGTTGGCTACATTATTAGGTGGCATAACATAAAAAGTACAATTTAAACAACTAGTTTTCAATTCTCTGTcgcaacatttttcaaaatatatatataaacaactacTAAAAGGCTATAGTTGATTCTGTAAGTATTCTTGAGAAATCAACTGATGTAAAAAGTTCACAGTTGCCTTGTGTGCAATGTTAAATATCACACAGCTCCTAAGATAAAGTAGTTTTGTCATTTACAGTGTATTATATGATTGAAATTTGAATCTGTTTCATatagttattatttattaatttaaccatgcttgttctcagtattatgATTTACTTTCTGTAACATATTTATGGTCCGAGTGGTTCACTGAAATGTTTGTGTTTGCCATTGTAAGTTTGTTTACTCTGTGTTTTGTTATGAACTTACTTTCAAAACCTGTGCCAGACAGAGGCTACCACAGTGATTTGTGGGAAAAAAGAATTGAGAACACTTGTGAACATTAGTGGACAACTAGACTCAGTAAAACGTGTGATATACATGGATGATGATATCCCATCTGATGCCTCTTATATTGCATATGACTGGACAATCACTTCCTTTGCCAAGGTTGTGAAACTTGGCAGTGAAAATTCTGTTGATGCTGATTTACCTCTTTCAGCAGATGTTGCAGTTATAATGTATACCAGTGGAAGTACAGGATTACCTAATGTGAGAAAGCGAGAAACATCTTTGGGATGTGTAGCtcttccaatttcaatttttaaatcctTTTACTGGATTGACTGTTctaaattgtatttttgattggactataattttttatctttctttctttatgttCCTTTTTCAATCTCTTATTTATATTgagttaaactatttttttgtccTATAGTTCTCctcattttaagttttagtttttacatGAGCAAACTGTTGTAAGTTTTAGTTCCTATGCATCCGTAAAAGTTTAGTTTTGGCCCCTGTCGCTAACAAACAACATTTTCTGGCAGTGTAAAACTGCCACAAAAGTTTTCTGACAGTGATAAACCGTCACAACAAACTGTGTAAGGACTAAAACTTACATTTTGCTTGAATAGGTATTAAAACCTAATATGGAGATAACTATAAGATCGAATAAATAGTTTAACCTTTATATTTTGACGccatttctttaatttctttcctttGCACAGGGTGTGATGGTGACACACGGCAATGTCTTGGCTACACTCTCTGCTCTGATGACCATTGTTCCAGACATTGGGACAAAGGATATATATATCTTGCATACTTACCGATGGCTCATATCTTAGAATTAGCAGCTGAGGTATGTGTTTATGcttttcttgaataaattccaaaaaatatttctttttaagattctacttccattttcttttgttcttttttccttttttttttttgcacagcaaaaatcatatagtattatatataattcagTACTAGAGGTACTGAGATAAACATCATATAATTACAAAGGCAGAGAATTGCCAAACCCAACTACAATAGAACAAAACGCCCAACAGCTGAAAGTGGAAGAACAAAGAATAACCCCCTAGGACAGTTCCTCCTTCAAGCTAGTAgaccattggttaaaatgaatatgAAAATCTTTGTCTATTCCTTTTAACCATGACCAAGTATGGAATAGAGCTTCGTCCATGACTTTTTCGGGGTTGAAAGTCTGGTTTTTGAAAACCAAGAGATTTCTATGCTTCCAAATAGTCATGGAGAAAGCTATCCATAACACCTCCCACCTATTGTCTATAAAGCTTTTGCTATTCCAATGAGAGAATTGCATGAAATGGTTCTTAGGTTCAATAGGGAAAGGGCCCACTCTATTGACCCATCTCAAAGCATCCCACCATAGATTCCTAGTGTTTGTGCAGGAGAACATGATGTGGCCGATATCTTCCTCTTCATAATCACATAACGGGCATCTATAAGAAGGCAATACGACCTGTCTTGTTCTCAGATTAGCCTTAGTAGGCAGTCTGTTTCTGAAAATTCTCCAAGAGAAAGCAATTGCTCTTGGAGGAATTTTCAAATTCCAAATAATCTTGAACGCGCTGTCTTCATTATCAGAACTGCCATCATTCTTGAAGAGATTGTAGGCTGACTTTGTGGAATAGACTCCACTAGGATCAGCCTTCCAAATAAGGGAATCCATACTGGATAAGCGAATCTGAACAGCATCAATCTCATCCATAAAGGCTGCTACCATATCAATTTCATGGTCAAAGAAGTTTCTCCTCCAATGCATCTTCCATTCCCATTTATTATCAACGAGAAGTCCTATTAGGCTGATAGAAGAATCCTGCTGGTAGCTCACTTGATGCAAAGTAGGATATTTTTCTTGAAGAGTTAAGTCATCCTCCCTCCATTTATCCTTCCAGAACTTGATTTTAGCCCCATTACCCATCTTCCATCTCAAATTACTGGTCAAGCTATTAGTGTGCTGCTGCTGGAAAATAGATTTTAAGTCCTTCCACCAATTAGAGAAACCTGTGCAGTTTCTGCCATGAATCAGAGCATTCCAGCCACCATATTTGGACATTAAAGTTCTGGCCCAAAGATGGTTCTGATTATTTGCCAAGCAAGGCCTCATTAAATTTCGTCAAGTCTTTAATGCCTAACCCCCCTTTAGTCTTAGGAAGACAGACCGTATCCCAATTGACCCAAGGGATCTTGGTTGCCTCATTACCTCCTCCCCACAAAAGTTTCTCTGAATGGAGATAATCTTGTGAACCACTTTTTTAGGTATTCTGAAAAAAGACAGCAAGTAGATGGGTAAAGCTGTTAACACAGAGTTGATGAGGGTTATTCTTCCACCCATAGAGAGGCATTTTTGCTTCCATTTGGTGAGTTTAGTCTCAAACTTGCTGATGATAGGCTGCCACACTCCCCAGCTTTTAGGATTGGATCCCACTGGAATTCCAaggtaagaaaaaggaaaatccaGCTGGTTGCAGTTAAGAAAATGAGCTGTTTGTCTACACCAATCCTCTGATTTACCCAAACACCCAAATTGGCTCTTAGCATAGTTGATCTTGAGACCGGAAACCATCTCAAAACATCTTAGAATAGCCTTTAAAACTCTAACATTATCCGAGGTTGCAGTCCCAAAAAACAAAGTGTCATCTGCATATTGCAGAATATTGACATCCTCCTTATGACTTCCCACTTGATAGCTGCTGAACATATTCTTAGAAATGGCATTTCTCATCAAACCTGTGAGGCCTTCAGCTACTAGATTGAAGAGGAAAGGAGCAAGGGGATCTCCTTGCCTTAAGCCTCTCTCGGGGGTGAATTCCTTAGTAGGACTGCCATTAATTAAGATAGATATTGATGCACTAGACATACATCCATGTATCCATTTTCTCCACCTCTCGCAAAAACCCATCCTCATCATCATGTAATCAAGAAAATCCCAAGAGATTGAATTATAAGCTTTTTCAAAGTCCACCTTGAACACCATACAAGGTTTGTTTTTTGATTTAGCTTCATGTATAACCTTATTAGCAATTAACACCCCATGAAGGATGTGTCTTCCCTTCATAAAAGCAGTTTGTCTTTCATCAATGAGGTGAGGTAAAACAAGGGCCAGTCTATTAGCTAGAATCTTGGATACCACTTTATAAACACACCCTATAAGAGAGATGGGTCTATAGTCATTGAGAAATTGAGGGTCATTGAGCTTGGGTATAAGGGCTATGAAAGATGCATTGCTTCCTTTTGGGAAAGTGCCATTGATATAGAACTCATCCAAGAATCTAATGAAATCAGGTTTCAAAATCTTCCAAAACTGCTTGataaagttgaagttgaagCCATCCGGACCAGGACTTTTATCTCCACCACAGTCCCATACAGCTGCTGTGATTTCCAGTTCAGAGAATCTAGCAACAAGACCTTGCTTCTGACCTTGGCCAAGGGATGGAAACTGAACACCATCCAGAGTTGGTCTGTTATAATTCTGCTCAGAGAATCTGTTTTTAAAATGAGATAAAGCTGCATTTTTGACCCTACTAGGATCATGGACCCACACACCATCTATGATCAGACCTTGAATAGCATTGTGTCTTCTTCTATAATTAATCAGTTTATGGAAATAGGCAGAATTTCTGTCCCCTTCCTTTAACCACTTGACTCTAGCCTTTTGCCTCAACATAGATTCATAGGCATTAGCTGCACACCAAAGCTATTCCTGGAGGGATTTCTTGAGTTCCACTTCTGCTATGGACAAGATTCTATCATTAATACCTGCCTCCACAGCATTCAACTCCCTCTTTAAGTTCTGAATTTTTTTAGCATTAATATCTCCATGAGAAAGACTCCACTGCCTTATGCTAGCTTTAAGGAATTTCAGTTTTTGTTTGAGAAcataaccccccccccccagccATAGGGGTGATAATTGCCCCAATTGAGAGCCACCAGATTCTGGAATCCCTTATCCTTCAACCACCAATCCATGATTTTGAAAGGCTTAGGTCCCCAATCAATGATTTTAGACCTCAAAAGGATAGGGCAGTGGTCTGAGTAATCTCTTTCCAGCACAAACTGGGTGGTGTCCGGCCATTGAGACAGCCAATTATCAGATAGGAGAAACATGTCCAGCTTGCTCATGGCACTACCATTGGGTCTGCACCAAGTGAACTTTCTCCCAATAGATCTAACCTCCTCTAAATTCATATCTGAAATCCAGGAATTAAACTCAGACATGTTAGATGAATTTGCCACTGTCTGAGATGAGCTCAATCTCTCCTGCTGATGTCTTATCGAGTTGAAGTCACCTAGGACACACCAAAAACCATCTTGATGAGAGGATTTCAACTGCAGTAGCTCATTCCACTAGTCTCTTTTCCCCTGTAAATCACAGGGGGCATAGACATTAATAATGAAAACCTTCTTATTCTCTTTAACCCACACACCTTCTAACATTATGAAACCCCTCCCCACTGCCCTCCTTTCTACTAAAAAAGATTCATTGTTCCAAATACACAGCAGGCCCCCAGCTGCATTAGATGAGGAAACACACTCCCAAGTTACACTACTATCTCCCCATAAATACTGACAAAGCTTTTTATCAATAGATTCCTTTTTGGTTTCTTGGATGCACAAGATATCAATATTATTTGACAAGGTCATCCTTCTGATGGCTGACCATTTGACACCTGAACCCAACCCTCTAGAATTAAAGGACAGAATATTCATGGGTCAAGTTGATCCTTTCCCTTCACAGGTTGAAGTGCTGTTGGTGTGTCTGCCTGTTTCGAAACATTCTTCAGCTTTACTATGTTGCCTGAGTTGTCATCAAAAGTCAGGCCTAAATCTCTGGCTACATCCCAAAAAGCCTCCTCCTGATTCTcctcacattttttatttgggtTGTTTGAAAGGCTGGAATTGAGCTGAGGTTGAAATAGATATGTGTCCAAAGTAGCTGTGTTTGGTTGGAGTTGAGCATCAACAACAGTGTGGGCTATAGAGTCATCCCCGAGGTCTACTTTACTTGGTTTGGTGGCTTCTCTGATGGCACATGAGGTTGGGTCCGAGcttgtttgggccttgtatttttcCATGGCACCCTCCTTTCTCCTGGCATAAACTTTCACAATTTCTGCTACACCCCCCTTTGGAAATGGGCCTTTGGGAACGAGGCCCAACTTCTGGTCCACTTTATCCTCCACCGAAGTCTGGTCTCTAATGCCTGCATCCCTGTCATTTGAAGGCATGAAGTTTGAATCCCTGTTGACCACATCAAAGGACTGAAGGGTATTATCTGTAGAGTTAATTTGATTGGCCTGAAAGCAATTCAGCTTTTCTGTGGCTGCTTTGTCATTATCTTCAAGAGGTATTTCCTCAGTACTGTCATAGGTTTGGCTAGGGCAGAAATTCCTAGGGTCAACCATTCCATTTGCATGCAAGTGAGGGAAAGGAGGACCGTTGCATTCGTCTTTATTCATACCGTCAACTGTCAGACCCGCAGGGTGAGATAGAGACGTGCCGCAATGATTAGATGACACGTCATCATCTGTCGGGTGTTCGTTTTCCGTGCTCCAGAGGTTGAGAGCTGTGGCCCAATGCCACCGCCAGCTGTGGAGGAGTCCGGACGTGGGCCGTGGGGTGTCGTCGGAAAACTCAACAGAGGATCCACCATCGGAGATGCGGGTAGTTGGGTCTTCGTCGGAATCCACCAAGGCCGTGGTGAAAGGCGACGGCGGGAATGTCTCTGTTACTGCCATCCGTGACCTTCTTCCTCAGTGAAACCCCATTTCCTCCCTCATTTCCAGCTGGTGTGACATTCCGTCGACGATAGCAAGCAAGGATCGGGCTATGTTCGGTTTCTCTGTCGTTCGAACTAGCACACGCGCTACATCCATCCTCTTTCTCTCCTTTGTTTCCTCGTCGAGCTCGATGAACTCACCACATCCCGATACCAGAGTCGCGAAGTGCTCCACGTCCCATGCCTTCAGTGGAACACCCCAGATATAAAGCCAGGTTAGACGGTGAGACGGCTGTAAGTCCGGCGACCATCTCTGGATAGAGATTAAAGGCGTTCCTCCACTTTCTCTTTCTCGGCGAATAAGCTCCTGAGCTTTGTCGTCATCCAAATCGTGAAGGAGTATCAAGTCATCCCCCCAATAAGTTGACTTCATCTCCATTCCAAACACCCCCTGTACTTCCTCATCCACCTTTTCAAATATGGCTTTGTTTTTCAGACGCCCCACCCATATATTGTCCAGCCAGCTCGTGTTCGTCTTTGATGTCTGAATAGTGACCAAGTCTTTTTTAACTTCCGTGTCCACCTCCCCAGACATTAGCTCTTTTGATATTTTTCCATCCTTCAAATGATTGTCCTTCACCACTTCCACGTACGATTTTAGCCTGGGGTATGGGATAGGTTCGCGCCTTCTATTTTGAAGCTCCCTACGCTCCATTATCTTCAGCTCTGTTCTATTGACTATTCCTGCATGGGTGTTGT
Proteins encoded in this window:
- the LOC114383967 gene encoding uncharacterized protein LOC114383967, which encodes MLCLQETKKEAVDRTTCQALWGESDLCWESQPASNSAGGLLCIWNDQTFRVKRKITGRGFIFMEGIWIQDMQRIFLVNVYSPCDAPSRRILWEDIKQLKSQNSDGNWCIMGDFNSIRDPAERVSVTQREADNNSISEFNSWLEELEVEEAQCVGRRFTWYRSNGTVKSKPDRFFISDAWMSLWPGSTYFILDRNFSDHCPILLKSTNVDWGPKPFRVFDCWLKEKAFTDLVQGTWKNIVVRGWG
- the LOC114383969 gene encoding uncharacterized protein LOC114383969, which produces MAAEFLEELAQVTIHQDRPDVWVWKADSSGNYSTKSAYRLLMEATGEFPVDRTYVDLWNLKIPSKAIVFAWRLIKDRLPTWTNLRVRQVELNDSRCPLCNSSEEDAAHLFFHCTKTEPLWWETQSWVNSLGAFPHNPKDHFLQHDNRSAGGVKARRWKCLWVALTWVIWKHRNGVVFHNHSFDGSKVMEDAILLTWSWLKVMEKGFTGPFSFWSSHLKAAF